The Penicillium digitatum chromosome 6, complete sequence genome has a window encoding:
- a CDS encoding MFS transporter, putative translates to MGSDAIEVEVKGEAPQGCDLLIDFEYPNDPRIPQNWPLAKKILVVVILSVFNLIGTISSSIMGPAHKKIAEQFGVSNEVAILCTTMFMAGYIFGFLTFGPLSEKFGRKWPMICGIAISSILELMPALGTNIQTVLVGRLFAGFFGISPVAVMGGITSDCFTLAHRSIAMPIVICLFFSGPTLGPIVGSAIVGSSLSWRWTVWVMLISGLGVCAIAVFVFPETYPPAILRKEARSLRKKYKHLAIHSTLEKENPGLYEIARVYLMRPFCAS, encoded by the exons ATGGGGTCTGATGCCATAGAAGTTGAGGTCAAGGGAGAGGCACCACAGGGGTGTGATTTGCTCATTGATTTTGAATATCCCAATGACCCTCGAATCCCCCAAAACTGGCCGTTGGCCAAGAAAATCCTTGTAGTTGTCATTTTATCCGTGTTCAATCTCATCGGAACAATCAGCAGCAGCATCATGGGCCCTGCGCACAAAAAGATCGCCGAGCAGTTTGGGGTTAGCAACGAGGTGGCGATTCTTTGCACTACCATGTTTATGGCG GGATATATCTTCGGGTTTCTTACATTCGGCCCTCTTTCGGAAAAGTTCGGCCGCAAATGGCCTATGATCTGTGGCATCGCAATCTCCTCCATCCTGGAACTTATGCCTGCGCTTGGTACAAACATACAAACTGTTCTCGTTGGTCGGTTGTTTGCTGGGTTCTTTGGAATCTCTCCAGTGGCTGTTATGGGAGGCATCACAAGCGATTGTTTTACGCTGGCCCACCGCAGTATCGCCATGCCTATCGTGATCTGCTTGTTCTTCTCTGGCCCGACACTTGGACCGATAGTTGGGAGTGCTATTGTCGGATCGTCCTTGAGTTGGCGCTGGACTGTCTGGGTAATGTTAATATCCGGGCTGGGAGTTTGCGCTATAGCAGTCTTTGTCTTTCCAGAGACCTATCCCCCGGCTATTCTTCGAAAGGAAGCCCGATCACTGCGCAAAAAATACAAACATCTTGCCATCCACTCTACactggaaaaagaaaaccccgGTCTGTATGAGATTGCTCGGGTATATCTCATGCGGCCTTTCTGTGCGTCTTGA